In the genome of Bacteroidia bacterium, the window CGGGTTTTTCTCATATTGGTGCTCACTTGTGCGTGGGATTTTTAATTAAAGAATCTGCCAAAATTAATTGGGAAATTCTTGTAGAAAACAAAAGTCAGCTCAAAGAAAATATTTTCAATTTGTTAGTTAGGACATTGGAGTATTTGAAAGCCCAAAATTATCTTCTAGATAGTCTAAGCTGTACGGTTAATGCAGTTGTGTTTTCTACTGAAAGTTTGATTAGTTTTCATTTAGGAGATGGGCGTGCAGGTTATTGCGATGCAAAAGGAGATTGGCATGCTTTATTTGTACCGCATAAAGGTGAGGAAGCTAATCAAACTATATTTTTGACCTCACCTATATGGGTTCAAGAACCTGAAACGTGGTTAGAGGTACAAGTAATACAAGAGTCTTATACTGCTTTTTGTGTATTGAGCGATGGTTGCGAAAGAGCTTCTTTTGAATGTATGCAATGGAATCCAGAGAAAGGTATCTATGAGGATATCAATAAACCTTATCCGAAATTTTTTAATCCCTTAGTGCAGATATTAAGGCAGCTATATCAACAAGGTAAATCAGATAGAGAAATTTCTTTT includes:
- a CDS encoding protein phosphatase 2C domain-containing protein; the encoded protein is MMNNCKFIAAYGSAIGMSHKIHQQPMQDACGYQTWENGWGIAVVCDGAGSSGFSHIGAHLCVGFLIKESAKINWEILVENKSQLKENIFNLLVRTLEYLKAQNYLLDSLSCTVNAVVFSTESLISFHLGDGRAGYCDAKGDWHALFVPHKGEEANQTIFLTSPIWVQEPETWLEVQVIQESYTAFCVLSDGCERASFECMQWNPEKGIYEDINKPYPKFFNPLVQILRQLYQQGKSDREISFMWQEFLKCGNPTLAREIDDKSLILVCKP